CCCTACCAGCCGTGGTGGGCGCTCTTCTCCATGGCCATCTCGATCTTCGTGATCTGGGCGCTGGCCACGGACGACGCGTACGGCCGGGGCGAGACGTTCTGAGGAGCGGGCAGATGAGACGTACGACGGGAATCGCCCTCACCGCCGCCACCCTCCTCGTCCTCTTCACCGGCTGCGACAACACCAAGGAGAAGACGGGCGAGATCGTCTCCTCCGCCACCGCGGCCATCGCCTCGGCCGCCCAGGACAAGATGAACGAGATCAAGGGCGGGGTGAACGCCAAAGGCGACGTCAAGGCCGGACCGACGAGCACCGACGGGGACCGCACGGTCGCGGAGATCACCGCGACCAACCCCAAGGACAAGAAGGCCGACTACACGATCCTGGTCAACTTCCGCGACGCGGACGGAAACTTCCTCGACGCGGTCGTCCTGAACATCAACGACGTCGAACCCGGCAAGTCCAAGACCGGTACGGCACGCAGCAACCGGACCCTCTCGGGCGAAGCCGAGGCGGAGATCTCGCAGGCCCTGCGACACTGAGGCGCGTGGACGAACCGCTGCCCCTCCGGCCCAGGCGCCGCACGGCGGCCTGGGCCGGAGGGCTGCTCCTGATCGTGCCCGCCACGATCGCGGGCTGCCGCATCCTGGACACGGACGCGGTCACCCCCGTACCGCAGCTGCTCTCCTTCCTCCCCTGGCTGACGGTCCCCGCCGCCCTCGGAGCGCTGCTCGCCGTCATCGCCCACCGCCGCACCCTGTCCCTCCTGGCCTTCGTCGTCCTCGCCACGACCGCCTGGAGCGCCCTGCCGTACATGCCGCAGCTCGTCACCTCCTACGGCCTGCCCCTCGCCCGGGTCCGCGTCCTCGCCGCCAACATCGAGTTCGGCGAGGCGACCGGGGCGCTGATCGACACGATCCGACGCGAACGTCCCCAGCTGGTGTTCGTCTCCGAATGCGACCGCGCCTGCGGACACGCCCTCACCAGCACCTTCGCCACCGAACTCCCCCACCACGCCTCCGTCGACGCCGACGGCTCCGCCGGCTCCGTCCTGCTCAGCGCCTATCCGCTGCGCGTGCGCGACGAGGGGGTGATCCCGGCGGCCATGGGCATGCCGGGCGCCACCGCCGAGATCGCCGGACTGCCCGTACGCCTCCAACTCGCCCACCCGCTGCCGCCGCTGCCGGGCCAGGTGGACGCGTGGAAACGGGAGCTGGGCCGGATCGAGGACGTGGCCGCCGGCCGCCCGTACGACGAGCCGTTCCTGCTCGCCGGAGACTTCAACGCCTCCCAGGACCACGCCGCCTTCCGCGCCATCCTGGACCGCGGCCACCTCCAGGACGCCGCCCGGCTGGCGCGCACGAGCCGCACCCCCACCTGGCCCACGGAGGGCCCCGTCCCCCCGTACGTCCAGATCGACCACGTCCTGGTCAGCGACGACTTCAGCGTCGCCGGCATCCGCTTCCCCGCCCTCGCCGGCTCCGACCACCGGGCGGTCCTCACCGATCTCGACCTGCGCGGCGCGCGCTGATCGGCCACGCTGTAAGGCATGGAGAACGAGGAGATCCTGGACGACATCGGCGCCCTCGTCGAGGAGGAACGCGCCCTGCGGGAGCGCGCGGGCACCGGCGGACTCGCCCCCGAGGAACGCGCCCGCCTCGCCGCCCTGGAGGTACGCCTCGACCAGTGCTGGGACCTGCTGCGGCAGCGGCGCGCGAAGGCCGAGTTCGGGGAGGACCCGGACGAGGCGACCCTCCGCCCGGCCGCAGAGGTCGAGTC
The DNA window shown above is from Streptomyces vietnamensis and carries:
- a CDS encoding DUF2630 family protein, with translation MENEEILDDIGALVEEERALRERAGTGGLAPEERARLAALEVRLDQCWDLLRQRRAKAEFGEDPDEATLRPAAEVESYRN
- a CDS encoding endonuclease/exonuclease/phosphatase family protein, with product MRRVDEPLPLRPRRRTAAWAGGLLLIVPATIAGCRILDTDAVTPVPQLLSFLPWLTVPAALGALLAVIAHRRTLSLLAFVVLATTAWSALPYMPQLVTSYGLPLARVRVLAANIEFGEATGALIDTIRRERPQLVFVSECDRACGHALTSTFATELPHHASVDADGSAGSVLLSAYPLRVRDEGVIPAAMGMPGATAEIAGLPVRLQLAHPLPPLPGQVDAWKRELGRIEDVAAGRPYDEPFLLAGDFNASQDHAAFRAILDRGHLQDAARLARTSRTPTWPTEGPVPPYVQIDHVLVSDDFSVAGIRFPALAGSDHRAVLTDLDLRGAR